A region from the Medicago truncatula cultivar Jemalong A17 chromosome 6, MtrunA17r5.0-ANR, whole genome shotgun sequence genome encodes:
- the LOC11442166 gene encoding transcription factor MYBS3 — protein sequence MGRKCSHCGNIGHNSRTCNSLRGSGSFVGVRLFGVQLDLSSSCVSMKKSFSMDSFPTSSSSPTSSFSSSRLTIDDRASIGYLSDGLIVRTQERKKGVPWTEEEHRKFLVGLEKLGKGDWRGISRNYVTTRTPTQVASHAQKYFIRLATLNKKKRRSSLFDMVGSGKTNKTVDPNNSSKSKSGDSVCRHDHEVEKDATLSLLINSLQQQTKSDDYDMQKIEDDSEEAEHKDVPDWLHPLTKSLNMTLVIPNSSNVAPPDLELTLAGSKSNNMEQDKTSSSSFLIGPISVT from the exons ATGGGCAGAAAGTGCTCACATTGTGGAAACATAGGTCATAATTCAAGGACTTGTAATTCATTAAGAGGAAGTGGTAGTTTTGTTGGAGTTAGACTTTTTGGTGTTCAACTTGATTTATCTTCTTCTTGTGTTTCCATGAAAAAGAGTTTTAGCATGGATTCTTTTCctacttcatcttcttctcctacttcttccttttcttcttcaagatTAACCATTGATGATAGAGCCTCTATTGGTTATCTTTCAGATGGTCTCATAGTTCGTACAcaagaaaggaaaaaag GAGTTCCATGGACAGAAGAAGAGCATAGAAAATTCCTTGTTGGACTTGAGAAGCTTGGAAAAGGAGATTGGAGGGGTATCTCTAGAAACTATGTGACTACAAGAACACCAACACAAGTTGCAAGCCATGCTCAAAAGTATTTTATTCGACTTGCAACCTTGAATAAGAAGAAGAGACGTTCAAGTCTCTTTGACAtg GTTGGTAGTGGCAAGACAAACAAAACAGTTGATCCAAATAACAGTTCTAAAAGCAAGTCAGGAGATTCAGTTTGTAGACATGATCATGAAGTTGAGAAAGATGCAACTTTGTCACTACTAATAAACTCACTTCAACAACAAACCAAATCAGATGATTATGATATGCAAAAAATTGAAGATGATTCTGAAGAAGCAGAACATAAAGATGTTCCAGATTGGCTACATCCTCTAACAAAGTCTTTAAATATGACATTGGTGATACCAAATTCTTCAAATGTAGCACCACCTGATCTTGAACTAACTCTGGCAGGGTCTAAGTCAAATAACATGGAACAAGATAAAACATCATCAAGTTCATTTCTTATTGGGCCAATTAGTGTCACTTAA